DNA sequence from the Halocalculus aciditolerans genome:
TCGCCAATCGTCCGCCCGAGCGAACGCGTTCTCGACGAGGACGACCTCCGGGTCGGCTTCGGCGAGCGCCTCCAAGCCGATTGTCTCCGCCTCCGGGATGTCCGCGAACACGTCGTCGACGCCGAACGGACGCGTGTGCGAACGGATGAACCCGGGACCGTCCATGTGGAAGACCCAGATCGAGTCCAGGTCCGGAGACATCATCACACGGGCTGTTCGCGGACGCTCGTCTTCGGCCGGGAGACCGGACGCGACCGTCGAATCGAGCGCGGCCTTGGCGTTCGAGAGCGCGTCGTACCGCGCCCGCTCCTGAAACACCTCCGCGACCTTCTCGAATATCTCCCAGAGCGTGTAGTACTGGTACTGGTCCGCCCAGTCCGCCGGCGGTTCGCTGTGGTTCCGACTCAGCGCGTTTCCGAACCACGGCGCGACCGCCGTTCGGACTTCCTCGACGTCCGCGGTATCCCACGTGTCCATCGTCGAGACGTACGCCGGGTCGGTCAGATGGAGGTCGCTATCGAGTTCGTAGAGGACTTCCTTATCGGGGTTCCAGGAGTCGTAGAGGTCCGACCAGTCGACCGAGACGCCGTCGAGTCGTTCGAGGAGTTTGTCGTAGTTACCCTCGAAGTTGGCGGGACTGTACATCGCGTTGAGTGCGTCGCCGTGACCGAGCGCGACGACCATATCGGTGTGATGGACGAGGATCGTGAACACGCTCTCCGGCGGCTGGTCGAACTCGACGGTGCCTGCCGGCGACATCGTCACCGAGTAGGACCCCCTCGAACCGCTCGTCCCAGCTCTGGTCGTAGACTTCGTCGCCGCTCGCGTCGTGTTCGATCCCTCGCCGGAACAGCCCGCGAGCAAGCCGCCACCCGCGACCGCGCCGCCGTACTTCAGGTAGTCGCGCCGCGTCGGTGCGTCTGTCGTCCGCTCGTCGTTGTCACTCACGTTCAGATGTCTCCGTTGATGATGTCCGCGACGCGCTGTCGGTCGAAGAGCCGCTCGCTCTCGGGGAACTCCGGATAGGTGTCGCCGTCGTAGCCCGGCCACGCGCCGAAGACGTCGGGGTAGAGCTGTTTCGCCGTCATCTCCAGCTGGAAGAGGTGCATAATCGGGCCCTGGCGGGGGTTCCCGGACGCGTAGAGGCGGTCGTTCTGCACGGCGCTCAGCTGCGACCCCACGCTGTCGTCTCGGATAGCGTGCTTCGTCTCGGGAACGTCGTAGTACGACGAGATGCCGTGGTTCATGAGGATGACGTCCGGGTCGCGGTCGAGCATCGCCTCGTAATCGACGAGCTTCCCGCCGTACTCGCCCCGCTGGACGTCCGCGAAGACGTCCGCCGCGCCCATCGGGCGCGTGTGCGCGTAGAAGTACCCCTTGTGATTGAACGTCTGCACGTAGAACGAATCCTTCTTGAGTCGCGGGTACACCATCGCGGCGGTCGGCCGCTCCGCTTTCGACGGGAGGTTCGATTCGATGTGGTCCAGCAGGTCCGTTCGAAGCGCGTTCAGCTCGTCGAACCGCGCCTGCTCCTGGAAGACCTCGGCGTACTTCTCCGTCATCTCCCAGAGCGTGTAGTACTGGTAGGAGTCGCTGTAGGCCTCCGGCGGGTCGCGGTGCTTCCGGCTGTACATGTTCCCGAAGAAGGGACCGACGTTCTCCGCGACCTCGTCGATGTCGGGCTGGCTCCACCCGTCGAGCGTGTCGAGGTACGCGGGGTCGACGAAGTGGACGTCGCTGTCGAGCTCGTAGAGCGTCTCCTTCTTGTAGCTCCCCGCCCGCTTCAGGTCGTCCAGCCAGTCCGTCGAGACGCCCAGCGCTTGGTAGTAGTACTTCAGCGAGGGCGTGGACGTCGAGGGACGCGACGTCGATTTCGCCGCGTCGCCGTGTCCGAGCGCGGCCGTGATGTCGAGGTAGTTCGTCGAGCCGGCCAGCACGTTCTGGGGCACCGCCTCGAACTCGACCGCTCCCGCCGGAGACATCGCCACCGAGTACGAGTCGCCCGCCGTCGTGCTCGTTTCGCTCGACTGCGTCGCCGTCGACGTCGCCGTCGTCTCGTCCGTCCCGCCGCCGCCCGAACAGCCGGAGAGCAGGCCGCCGGCGGCGAGCGCGCCCGCGTACGTCAGGTAGTCACGTCGGCTCGGTGCGTCACGTCTCGTCGTCTCGTCGTTCGTCATCGTCAGAAGTCTCCGTTGATGATGTCCGCGACTCGCTGGTGGTCGAACAGCTGTTCGTCTTCGGCGAACTCCGGATAGGAGTCGCCGTTCTCGTAGGTGGGCCACGCGCCGAACTGCTCGGGATAGAGCTGCTTGGCCGTCATCTCGAGCTGGAAGAGGTTCATTAACGGTCCCTGCCAGCGCGTCCCCTGCACGTACACCCGGTCGTTCTGCACGGCGGCCAACTCGCTTCCCACGGGGTCGTCTCGCAGATTCTGCTCCATCTGTTCGAAATCGACCTCTTCCGTGACCGTCCAGAGTGCGAGAATCGCGTCCGGGTCGGCGTCCAGCAGCGCCTCCATGTCGATTCGCTTGAACGGACCCTCTAACCCCGCATCGCCGAATACGTCGATCGCGCCGAGCGGCCGGGTGTGGGAGTTCCAGTAGCCGGGAGCGTTCAGTCGGAGTCGGTAGATGTCGGCCAGGTCCTCCCTGAGGGAGAGGTACGCGACGGTCGGCCGTTCCGACTCCGGTGGCAGCCCCTCTTCGACGGTCCCGAGCAGGTCGTCGTGGACGGACGCGAGCGCTTCGTACCGTTCTCGCTCCCCGTACAGCGTCGCGACGCGTTCGAACAACTCCCACAGCGAGTAGTACTCGTACCCGTCGGCCCACTCCTCCGGCGGCGTGGCGTGGTAGTTGCTGTAGTAGTTGCCGAGCCACGGCCCGACGTTGTTCGACACTTCGTCGATGTCGCTTCGGTTCCAATTGTCCTCCGTGGTTACCCACGCGGGGTCGACGAGGTGGAGATCGCTGTCGAGTTCGTACAGCTGCTCCTTCGCGAAGCCGTACTCCCCCGCCTTGTCCGCCCACTCGATCTCGAAGTCGTCGAACCCGGCGGTGAAGTACTCGAGACCCGCGACGGTCCCGTCCCACCAGAGGTAGTTGATGGTCTCACCCTGACCGAGCGCACTGGCCATGTCCGGGAACCACGGGAAGTGGGTGAACACGTTCGTCGGGGGCTCTTCCAGCGAGACCGTGCCGACGGGCGATAGCTCGACCGTGTAATTCGATGCCGTCGTCGAGGTCGTCTCGCTCTCTTGCCCGGTCGCCTGGGCCGTCTCCGCCGTCTGCGTCGAGTCACCGGTCGATCGGCTGGAACATCCTGCGAACAGTCCCCCACCGATGACCGCGCCGCCGTACTTCACGTACTCTCGCCGAGTGGTGTCGTCGCTCATCGTTCGAAGTCTCCGGTGACGATGTCCGCCACCCGCTGTCGGTCGAAGAGCTGTTCGCCGTCGATCACGCTCCCGAACTCGCCGGGGTAGAGCTGCTGGGCGGCGCGTTCAGTGAGGAAGAGGTTCTGGAGCGGGCCCTGGAAGAGGTAGCCGCCGCGGTAGACGCGGCCGTTCTGGACGGCGGTGAGCTCGCCGCCGACGGGGTGGTCGCGCATGTACGCGAGGACGGTGTCGCGGAACTCGGTGACGCTGTCGCGTTCGTGCCCGCGAATCAGGATGACTTCGGGGTCGATCTCGAGGAGGGTCTCGTAGTCGAGTTCGCCGCGGTTCGTCGTGCTGAGGTTCTCGATGTCGGTGTCGGCGAGCGCGTCGCGCGCCCCGAGGTCACGCCACTGCTTCTTGCTCGTCCCGGCGTCGTCGAGCCGGTACGGCGAGAAGGTCTCGGGTTCGTCCGTCCCCTCGAAGGTGAGGAAGACGCGTGGCCGCTCGCTCTCGGGCGGGAGGCGCTCTCGAAGCCCGGACACGAACTCGTCGTGGTAGGCTTTGAAGGCCTCGTAGCGCTCGCGCTCCTGGAAGACGTCGGCGACTCTCTCGAAGGCCTCGTAGAGCGTGTAGTAGCGGTAGTCGTGCCACTCGTCGGAGCGCCGGAAGATGAGGTTGCCGACGAAGGGTGCGACGTTCTCCCGGATCTCCGTGACGTCCGCGTCGTCCCAGTCGAACCAGTTCACGAGCATGTTCGGGTCGTAGAGGTGGACGTCGTTGTCGAGTTCGTAGAACTCCTCTTTCGTTCGGACTTCCGGGTGGGATTCGATCCGTTCGCGGTCGACGCTCACGCCGGGGAGTTCGTCGTAGACGCCCGTGTAGTAGCGGCTCGCGCCGCCGACGCCCGTGAGGCCGTCGGCCTGTCCGAGCGCGACCGCCATGTCGGCGTAGCCGCCGTCGTAGGCGACCCAGCGCTCGGGGACGGCGTCGAACGTCACCTCGCCTACCGGGGCCATCTCGACCGTGTACGAGGGGTTCGCCGCCCGCGTCGTCTCATCCGCCGATCGCTCTGTCGTCGTCGGCGTCTCTGACGACGAAGCGCCCGAACAGCCGGCGAGCAGGCCGCCGGCGGCGAGCGCGCCACCGTATCTCACGTACTCTCTGCGCGTCGGTACGCTATCTCTTCCGCGCTGTTTCGTGTCGTCCTCCGACATACGTTTTAGGCTCGCCTAAAATACTATCAGTGCTTCGGTTTTTAGGCGGGCCAAAAAGACGCGAGTGGGGCGGTCGACCGGTCACCCCGTCAGCCGGTTAGAGCGCGCCCATGTTCTGCTTCCGCCGCATGAGGTAGAGGAAGTAGGGGCCGCCGACGAGCCCGGTGACGATGCCCACCGGGAGCTGGACGGGGCTGAGCGCGAGGCGCGCGCCGACGTCGGCGGCGACCATGAGCGCCGGGCCGGCGAACACGCAGCCGACGACGAGCTTCTTGTAGTCGCTCCCGACGATGTTTCGGACCAGGTGGGGGACGATGAGGCCGACGAAGCCGACGATGCCGGCCGCCGCGATGCTCGCCGCCGCCGCGAGCACGGCGACGCCGGAGAGCGCGAACCGAATCTTCTCCACGTCCATCCCGAGCGATTTCGCCGTTTCCTCGCCGAGCAGGAGGACGTTCAACTGGCGGGCGCTCACGAGCGCGAGCCCGATGGCCAGCACGCTCCACGGGAGGATCATCCGCACCTGCTCCCAGTCAGTGCCCGTCAGCGACCCCGTCGTCCACGAAATCGCGGACTGGACCACGCCGATATCGTCCGCGAAGAAGAACAACCCCGTCTGGAGCGAACTGAAGACCGTCCCGACGATGACGCCGGCGAGCACGAGCCGCACGGGGCTCGTGCCGTTCTTCCACGCGATGGCGTAGACGATGAGGAACGCGACGATTCCACCGACCGCCGCGATGACGGGCAGCAGGGACGAGATGCCGAGCACGAGCGTCCCGAAGACGAACGGCACGACGATGGTGATCCCGGAGAGGACGACGAGGGTCAGGAGAATCATCAGGCCCGCGCCCGAGGAGACGCCGAGGATGAACGGGCTCGCGAGCTCGTTCCGCGTGACGCCCTGGAAGATCGCGCCCGAGACGGCGAGGTTCATCCCGACGAAGACCGCGACGAACACCCGCGGCAGCCGGATGTTCCAGACGATGAGGCTCTCCTGTGCCATCTCCGGCGTCGGCGCGCCGAGCAAGAACGCCTCCCACGCCTTCGCGCTCAATACGACGTTCGGGTCGAAGACCGCGCCCCACGCCCGGAAGAACGTCATCGTGTACGCGCCGAAACTCACCTGCACGAGGCCGCCGGCGACGACGACGAGCACGCTCGCGAGACAGAGCGCGAAGAGCGACCCGTCGAACCAGCCGAGCCAGCGCTCCCGCAGGGACCCCGAACCGGCGTCCGAACTCTGCGTCTCCGCCGGCGGTGTCTCACTCATCAGTCGGCCCCCTCGGCGCGCGCCGCCTCGCTCTCACACTTGATGGAGACAAATTCGTCGCCGGAAGCTGTAGCGCTCATGCCTCGAACTCCCCGTTGATGATGTCCGCGACGCGCTGGCGGTCGAAGAACTGCTCGCTCTCGGGAAGCTCCGGATACGGTCCCTCGGCGTACTCCGGCCACTCGCCGAACGTGTCGGGGTAGAGCTGCTTCGCCGTCATCTCCAGCTGGAAGAGGTTGAGAACGGGGCCCTGGTAGCGGCCGCCCTGCGGGTAGATGCGGCCGTTCTCGACGGCGGGAATCGTCGAGCCGACGGGGTCGTCTTCGAGCGACGACCGAATCTCCGATATGTCGGTGCTCGGGTGGAGACCGCCGAAGACGAGGATGACGTCCGGGTTCGCCTCCGCGAGCGCCTCCATGTCGACTCGCGCGCCGGACTCCACGTCGTCGCCGAACGCGTCCACCGGCTGGAACGGCCGCACGTGCGCGGTCAGGTAGCCGGGCGTGTCCACGTTGTAGACGTAGGGCGCGCTCGGGTCGCTGAACCCGCCCATGACGATGCCCGGGCGAGCGTCCGACGCGGGGAGGTCGGCCTCGACGGTCGCCATGACGTCGTCGTGAATCTCGGCCAGCGCCTCGTACTTCGCCTCCTCTCTGAACACCTGGGAGACCTTCTCGAACTGCTCCCAGAGCGTGTAGTACTCGTAGCGGTCCGCGTACGCCTCGGGCGGCGATTTGTGCGCGTTACTGAACGTGTTCCCGAACCACGGCGCGACGTTCTCCCGTATCTCCTCGATGTCGCCCATCCCCCACTCGTCGAGCGCGAGGACGCTCGCCGGGTCCGCGAGGTGGACGTCGCTGTCGAGTTCGTAGAGCTTCTCCTTCGAGACGTTCCACGAGGAGTACCGCCCGGTCCAGTCGAGCTCGACGCCGGGGAGCCGCGGCGTGAACTGGTTCCAGAGCGCGTCGTAGTAGTCCGGGGCGTGCAGCGCGTTCACGTCGCTCCCGCGGCCGAGCGCGAACGCCATCCCCGCGAGGTGCGTGAGCCGCGTGAAAATCGTCTCCGGAACGCCCTCGAACTCGACCTCGCCCATCGGTGCCATCGTCACCGTGTACGAACTCTCGGCGGGCGTCGGCGTCGACTCACTCGCGGTCGTCGTGGTCGTCGTCGATTCAGCCGTCGGGTCCGCGCTCTGACCGCCCGAACAGCCCGCGAGGAGCGCGCCGCCGAGGATGCTTCCGCCGTACTTGACGTAGTCTCTACGCGTCGTCATGTCGCGACCGGCGTCGTCTACCATGGGTTTAGGCTCGCCTAATCGAACAAAACCCTTCCGGATTTTAGGCCACCCTAAACGGGGCCGTTCGGCGCGCCGCAGCGCGGACACACCGGCGGCCCGCGCTCCGGGAGCGCCAGCCCGCAGTGCTGACACGCGTGCTCGTCGTCCGGCGCGGTCATCGCTTCCACGGCCGCCGCCGTCGTCTCCCGAACCCCCGCCACCGTCCCGACGCCCCCCGCTTCGCCTGCGCCGCCAGCGTCCGCATTCAGCGCGAACGCCGCGCGCTCGGCGAGGAATTCTCCGTCGGCGTCTCCGAGCGCCTTCAACCGCTCGCGCGGCACGGACTCGCCCGCGTCACGCGCGAGCACCCCGAGCGCCTCGGCCGCCCGCCCCCGGACGTGCGCGCGCTCGTCGTCCAACCGCTCGACGAGGGCTCCCCGCGCGTCCGCGAGCGCGTCGGGCGACGCGCAGCCGACGACGACGAACGCCGAACAGAGGTGGTAGCGGACGCGGTCCGCGCCGTCGTCGAGGTGCGCCGCGAGCGACGACACCCGGTGGCGGAGTCGCTCCGGGTCTCCGAGCGCCACGTGCTCCAGCGCCTTCGCCAACTGCTCGCGGACCTCGCGCTCGTCGAACTCGAGGCCGACGCGGAAATCCGCCAGCACGCCCGGCGATACCGCCTCCGGCGCGGCGAGCGCGACGTACCCCAGCGCCTCCGCCGCGCGAGCGCGCACGTAGTAGAACTCGCCCTCGTCCGCGAGTCGCGCCGCCAGCGCCGGCACCGCGTCCTCGACCGCCTCCGGGTCGGCCTCGGCGACGGCGACGAGCGTCTTCGCCGTCGTCAACCGCACGGACCGCTCGTCGTCCGTCAGGAACGCCGTCAGCGCGTCGACGAGCGGCGCGACCGCGCCCGCGTCGTCCTCGGCGGCCCGCGAGAGCGCCTGCACGGCGTCCCGCCGCGCCTCGACGTCCGCAGACTCGTACGCCGACAGCCCCGCGACCGCCTCGGCCGTCGCCCCCTCCGCCACCCGGTCGAGCACGCGCGAGATCGACGGCGCATCGGACATCGTTTCGACCCGAGGTTTCCCCTCCGACGCCAATACCTTCACGGTCCCGGCACCCCGGCCACCACGCCCCCGTCCCCTCGGCGCGTCTCGTCTCGCTCCGTTCCGCTTCGCCTCGCCTCGTTCTCGCCTTGTCGCCCCGCGTCGCCCTGCTGCGCATCGTTCGCCCTCTCCGCCTCGATACGCTCTGGGTATTCGTTCGATACTCCTATGTGGCGGCTCGAGGAACCCCCGTCATGGGTTCTCTCCCGCGACGCGCACGTCTCGTGGACCGCCCGGCGCATCGACTTCGACGCCGACTCGAACTCGGAATCCGAACCGCGCCGACGCGATCTGATTCCCGATGACTTCGACCGACGCGCTCGACGCGACCGAACGCTCCGCTGCATCGACCGCTGACTCGTCCGACGGCCCCGCGAAGCGCGCCGTCGTCCTCGCCTCCGGCGGGATGGACTCCGCGACGGCCGCCGCCGTCGCCCGAGAACGAGGGTACGAGCTCTACCTGCTCCACACGAGCTACGGCCAGCGCACCGAGGACAAGGAGTACGAGTGTGCGAAGGCACAGGCCGACTACTTCGACGCCGCGGACTTCCTCCACCTCACCACCGACCACCTCTCGAAGATCGGTGGCTCCTCGCTCACCGACGACGAGATGGCCGTCGAGGACGCCGACCTCGACGCCGACGACGTTCCGACCTCGTACGTGCCGTTCCGGAACGCGAACCTCCTCGCGATGGCGACCTCCTACGCCGAAGCCAACGACTGCGACGCCGTCTTCACGGGCGCGCACTCCGAGGACTTCTCCGGCTATCCCGACTGCCGCCCCGAATTCTTCGACGCCTTCCAGACCGTCGTCGACGTCGGCACCAAGGACGACACCGACATCAGCATCGAAGCCCCCTTCGTCGACTGGTCCAAGACCGACATCGCCCAGAAAGGCACCGAACTCAACGTTCCCTACGAGCACACCTGGTCGTGCTACCGCGATGAAGAGCCTGCGTGTGGGACGTGTGACGCCTGTGCCTTCCGCCTCCAAGCCTTCCAGAACATCGGCGTCCGCGACCCAATCGACTACGCCGAGCGCCCCAACTACACCGAAGAGTAAGCGGGGTTACAAGGAGACTAACGGGAAGGACGACGGTTCGACCCGTCGAGTTTCGGTTTTTAAGTGATGGTCTGTCTGTGAGCGAGTGAGGAAACTATCTGCGAGTAATGGCAAGCCAATATTTGGTATCGATACCCGTCTCACCCAATGGTGACATAATCCCCGTAGAATACTCTCTCACGATGAAATCTAATGCTGATATACTGCTCACGGACGCCAGAGGGGAGATACCGAAACAGGCGTTCACCGGTGAGCAGAGTGGGTTATTCGGGAAGAAGTATCTCGCTGGGCCGCCGGTGTCCGATCGGCTCAAAGAAGGCGAACAGATCCACTCCCTCCCTCGTCAACCGTTCCAGCGGAGTGATGATCGAATCCCGTGACGCAGGCGAATCTCGGTCAGTAACATCGGGGAGCGAGTATCGGTCAATCGCCGTCGTTACCGACCAGCGCGTGTCCTTCGTTATCGGTGAAGCGCCGGAGGATACGTTCATCGAAGTCCCCGCAACCGAAGTGACGGGCGCGGAGCATCGTGGCAGCCTCTTCTCGACGACGATACTCACCGAGACGGATCGGAACAATACACCTTCAGTGTCAAGGAGCGCGGGTCATCCGACCCCCAAGACGCGGTGTCCTATATACGGCACGAGCACGTTCCGGTGACCCCGACCGAAGAACCAGAGACTGAAGCCGAACAGCTCGAACCCGGTGATGGACAGTTACCGGAAGCGGAGATGTGCAAGCACTACGAGCCACGGGAACTCGAAGTCACGGCCGATAGTGGTGGGACGACGACCGTCCAGATCGTTGGGATGGTCGGCGGGAAGGAGGCACGCGACGAGCTACCGACGTACGGCCGGCACTCCGCTCAGTTCGGGATCTGGCTCGCGAAAGACCACATCGAGGTCGAACGATCGAACGAAGCAATCCTCGTGGCAACGAATTCATCCACCTCCTCTTCGTTGCGAACCCCCAGGACATCGTGCTCTCGGCGAACCGCGAGAAGATCCGGAACAAGTCGAGTCCGATCTACCAAGCGATCGAAAAGCAACTGAGCTACTCCCTCTCGAAGATCACGAGCGACCCGTGGTTCAAAGAGTACTCGATCAACGCCGCGTCGCCGAGTTGAACCCGAAGGCGAAATC
Encoded proteins:
- a CDS encoding ABC transporter substrate-binding protein, encoding MSPAGTVEFDQPPESVFTILVHHTDMVVALGHGDALNAMYSPANFEGNYDKLLERLDGVSVDWSDLYDSWNPDKEVLYELDSDLHLTDPAYVSTMDTWDTADVEEVRTAVAPWFGNALSRNHSEPPADWADQYQYYTLWEIFEKVAEVFQERARYDALSNAKAALDSTVASGLPAEDERPRTARVMMSPDLDSIWVFHMDGPGFIRSHTRPFGVDDVFADIPEAETIGLEALAEADPEVVLVENAFARADDWRAQKQNLRDDPVASGISAVKNNRVYPLSARYGGPIMNFFQLEMVAKELYPEQFGAWPDYDGGPYPDFAESEQLFDHQRVADIINGDL
- a CDS encoding ABC transporter substrate-binding protein — translated: MTNDETTRRDAPSRRDYLTYAGALAAGGLLSGCSGGGGTDETTATSTATQSSETSTTAGDSYSVAMSPAGAVEFEAVPQNVLAGSTNYLDITAALGHGDAAKSTSRPSTSTPSLKYYYQALGVSTDWLDDLKRAGSYKKETLYELDSDVHFVDPAYLDTLDGWSQPDIDEVAENVGPFFGNMYSRKHRDPPEAYSDSYQYYTLWEMTEKYAEVFQEQARFDELNALRTDLLDHIESNLPSKAERPTAAMVYPRLKKDSFYVQTFNHKGYFYAHTRPMGAADVFADVQRGEYGGKLVDYEAMLDRDPDVILMNHGISSYYDVPETKHAIRDDSVGSQLSAVQNDRLYASGNPRQGPIMHLFQLEMTAKQLYPDVFGAWPGYDGDTYPEFPESERLFDRQRVADIINGDI
- a CDS encoding ABC transporter substrate-binding protein, with product MSDDTTRREYVKYGGAVIGGGLFAGCSSRSTGDSTQTAETAQATGQESETTSTTASNYTVELSPVGTVSLEEPPTNVFTHFPWFPDMASALGQGETINYLWWDGTVAGLEYFTAGFDDFEIEWADKAGEYGFAKEQLYELDSDLHLVDPAWVTTEDNWNRSDIDEVSNNVGPWLGNYYSNYHATPPEEWADGYEYYSLWELFERVATLYGERERYEALASVHDDLLGTVEEGLPPESERPTVAYLSLREDLADIYRLRLNAPGYWNSHTRPLGAIDVFGDAGLEGPFKRIDMEALLDADPDAILALWTVTEEVDFEQMEQNLRDDPVGSELAAVQNDRVYVQGTRWQGPLMNLFQLEMTAKQLYPEQFGAWPTYENGDSYPEFAEDEQLFDHQRVADIINGDF
- a CDS encoding ABC transporter substrate-binding protein; translation: MSEDDTKQRGRDSVPTRREYVRYGGALAAGGLLAGCSGASSSETPTTTERSADETTRAANPSYTVEMAPVGEVTFDAVPERWVAYDGGYADMAVALGQADGLTGVGGASRYYTGVYDELPGVSVDRERIESHPEVRTKEEFYELDNDVHLYDPNMLVNWFDWDDADVTEIRENVAPFVGNLIFRRSDEWHDYRYYTLYEAFERVADVFQERERYEAFKAYHDEFVSGLRERLPPESERPRVFLTFEGTDEPETFSPYRLDDAGTSKKQWRDLGARDALADTDIENLSTTNRGELDYETLLEIDPEVILIRGHERDSVTEFRDTVLAYMRDHPVGGELTAVQNGRVYRGGYLFQGPLQNLFLTERAAQQLYPGEFGSVIDGEQLFDRQRVADIVTGDFER
- a CDS encoding FecCD family ABC transporter permease, coding for MSETPPAETQSSDAGSGSLRERWLGWFDGSLFALCLASVLVVVAGGLVQVSFGAYTMTFFRAWGAVFDPNVVLSAKAWEAFLLGAPTPEMAQESLIVWNIRLPRVFVAVFVGMNLAVSGAIFQGVTRNELASPFILGVSSGAGLMILLTLVVLSGITIVVPFVFGTLVLGISSLLPVIAAVGGIVAFLIVYAIAWKNGTSPVRLVLAGVIVGTVFSSLQTGLFFFADDIGVVQSAISWTTGSLTGTDWEQVRMILPWSVLAIGLALVSARQLNVLLLGEETAKSLGMDVEKIRFALSGVAVLAAAASIAAAGIVGFVGLIVPHLVRNIVGSDYKKLVVGCVFAGPALMVAADVGARLALSPVQLPVGIVTGLVGGPYFLYLMRRKQNMGAL
- a CDS encoding ABC transporter substrate-binding protein, giving the protein MVDDAGRDMTTRRDYVKYGGSILGGALLAGCSGGQSADPTAESTTTTTTASESTPTPAESSYTVTMAPMGEVEFEGVPETIFTRLTHLAGMAFALGRGSDVNALHAPDYYDALWNQFTPRLPGVELDWTGRYSSWNVSKEKLYELDSDVHLADPASVLALDEWGMGDIEEIRENVAPWFGNTFSNAHKSPPEAYADRYEYYTLWEQFEKVSQVFREEAKYEALAEIHDDVMATVEADLPASDARPGIVMGGFSDPSAPYVYNVDTPGYLTAHVRPFQPVDAFGDDVESGARVDMEALAEANPDVILVFGGLHPSTDISEIRSSLEDDPVGSTIPAVENGRIYPQGGRYQGPVLNLFQLEMTAKQLYPDTFGEWPEYAEGPYPELPESEQFFDRQRVADIINGEFEA
- a CDS encoding HEAT repeat domain-containing protein; the protein is MSDAPSISRVLDRVAEGATAEAVAGLSAYESADVEARRDAVQALSRAAEDDAGAVAPLVDALTAFLTDDERSVRLTTAKTLVAVAEADPEAVEDAVPALAARLADEGEFYYVRARAAEALGYVALAAPEAVSPGVLADFRVGLEFDEREVREQLAKALEHVALGDPERLRHRVSSLAAHLDDGADRVRYHLCSAFVVVGCASPDALADARGALVERLDDERAHVRGRAAEALGVLARDAGESVPRERLKALGDADGEFLAERAAFALNADAGGAGEAGGVGTVAGVRETTAAAVEAMTAPDDEHACQHCGLALPERGPPVCPRCGAPNGPV
- the queC gene encoding 7-cyano-7-deazaguanine synthase QueC, with product MTSTDALDATERSAASTADSSDGPAKRAVVLASGGMDSATAAAVARERGYELYLLHTSYGQRTEDKEYECAKAQADYFDAADFLHLTTDHLSKIGGSSLTDDEMAVEDADLDADDVPTSYVPFRNANLLAMATSYAEANDCDAVFTGAHSEDFSGYPDCRPEFFDAFQTVVDVGTKDDTDISIEAPFVDWSKTDIAQKGTELNVPYEHTWSCYRDEEPACGTCDACAFRLQAFQNIGVRDPIDYAERPNYTEE